CTGGTTATAGGAAACCTCTGGGAAAAATTCTTTTTCAATCAACGCCAGCACTTCTTCGCGTTTTACTTTGGCAACTAAAGTGTCAGCAATAAGGGCGCGCCCACGCCCTGGAAGCCTTATGGCGTCTTCCTCTGGGGCATCTGGTGAAAGCAGGCGTTCTTTGAGCTCACGGCAAAGGAAAGTAAGGGTCTGAAAGCGAGCAAAATCAAGGCGTTTTACTGGAAGCCTGCGCTCAACCAAACGCGCAAGAGCAAGGTCGATATTGTCTCCCCCAAGGAGGATGTGGTCTCCCACAGCAATGCGCTCAAGCTCAAGCTCCATAGGGCCCTCTCTTACTTCCACCACGGTAAAATCGCTGGTACCGCCGCCAACATCAACAACCAGGAGCCGTTCTCCTGCTTTTAGGTGCTGGTCCCAGTCTTTTTCGTGCTGGGAAAGCCAGGCATAAAGCGCAGCAGTTGGTTCCTCAAGAAGGATGACTTCAAGGCCCGCCATTTCCGCAGCCTTAAGGGTGAGCTCACGGGCTACCTCGTCAAAAGAGGCCGGCACCGTGAGAATAATGATTTGGTTCTCAAGCCGCGCTTCGGGATCATCCTTAGCCATTTCGTAATTCCAGGCCTCTTTGAGGTGCTCAAGATACCGGGCAGAGGCCTCCACCGGGGAGACCTTTTCAATTTCATCTCCTGCACCCCAGGGAAGAATTTTAGCGGTACGGTCCACCCCACCATGGCAAAGCCAGCTTTTGGCTGAAGAAACAAGATGAGAAGGGACAAGAGCCCCGTGATCCCGCGCATAGGTGCCTACGGCGAAACGTCGGCCAGGAGCCCACGGAAGGCTTAAGTCCTCGTCTGCTTCAAATTTTCCTGGCAAATAAAGAAACGAGGGCAGCGTTTCTCTTTTTCCAAGCCGCCCGGCCCCTACCAATTGGGGTATCTGAAATATGTTTACCTTAAGCGCTGGCCCTGTGTCTTTAAGATCAACATAGGCCAGCGCACAATTGGTGGTCCCTAAGTCAATCCCGATTACGTAGCGTGCCATTTACCTCTATGAGCTCCTTTTTAGGTAACCGCTTTTTTAGCTAGCTCGGCCTTAAGTTCTTCACCCTTGGTGCGATATGCTTCCAGCCGGTTTAAGGCGTTCACCAGAGCTTTTAGGCCAGCGGCGACAATGTCATAATCTTTTCCAAGGCCTGCCACACGTTTGCCCTGATAATCCTCAAGCACCACGCCACAAACCCCCAGGGATTCCGTGCCCTTGCCCACGGCATCTATGTGAAAATCGATGAGCCGCAAGTCTTTTTCGGTAGAGGGTTTATTTTCAGCGGTACCCATAAAATTGTAGCCTAATGCTTTGGCTATCGCCTTGAAAGCAGCATCGATTGAACCAACGCCTACGGTAAAGGCCGTGCGCGTGTCTTTTTCCTGGTCAAGGATTTCTACCTGGGCCAGGGGTTTTAAAGGAGCGCCATACAGACTTGAGACGTATGCTGCTCTTACTTTGTAGCGGTATTGCTCCTCAAGAAATTCATCAAGCACCACTCCTTCTAAGTATTCATCATGAACCGTGCGCAAAACGTCTTTTATTTCCTGACGGAAACGTTCAAAAATTTTGGCCAGGTCTTCGGGAGAAAGCTTCCAGCCGCGGCTTTCCAGCTTGAATTTCACCGCATGACGCCCGGAGTGTTTGCCAAGCACAATGGCGCTTCCTGTCCAGCCGACTTCTTTGGGGTCCATGATTTCGTAAGTGCCCCGATGCATAATGACACCGTGCTGGTGGATACCTGATTCATGAGCAAAGGCGTTAGCCCCCACGATAGCCTTGTTAGGCTGCACCATCATGCCCGTGAGCTTTGAAACTAACTGGCTGGTAGGCACTATTTGCGTGGTGTCTATTCTGGTTTCAAGGGGGGTGCCGAGTGTTTTTTCAAAAAAGTCGCGCCTTATCTTAAGGGCCATGACAATTTCTTCAAGGGCTGCATTGCCTGCTCTTTCTCCGATGCCGTTTATGGTGCATTCCACCTGGCGTGCCCCGGCAAGCAGCGCTGAAAGGGAATTTGCCACAGCCAGACCCAAATCATTGTGACAGTGCACGCTAAAACAAACCTCGCCGCTTGCAAAGCGATCGTAAAGATCTGCCTGTTTAAGGGCTTCTACCAGATAAGAAATAAGTTCATAATACTCCTGGGGCACGGTATATCCCACGGTATCCGGGATATTGACCGTAACAGCCCCTGCCTTTATCACCTCGACAACCACCTGGGCCAGATAATCCCAGTTGCTTCTGGTGGCGTCTTCTGCGGAAAATTCAACAAAAGGGGTGTATTTTTTGGCATGTTTTACCGCCTGGACTGCAAGCTCAAGAACCTGCTCACGGGTTTTGCGCAATTTGTATTGAAGATGAATATCAGAGGTTGCGATAAAAGTATGAATTCGTGGTGCCGCTGCATTTTTAATGGCTTCCCAGGCGGTGTCGATGTCTTTTTCATTGGCGCGAGCAAGGGCGGCCACCTGAACATCTCTCACAGTCTCTGCTATTGCTTTGACACCCTCAAAGTCTCCTGGTGAGGCCACAGGAAAGCCCGCTTCAATAACATCAACTTGCAGGCGTTCAAGGGCGCGCGCTATTTCTTTTTTATCCTCTACGGTCAACGATACGCCTGGAGACTGTTCTCCGTCACGCAAGGTTGTATCAAATATATAAACACGGGAAATCATAAGCACCTCCTTCTCTTCCAAGCTTAATGTTTGAAAACCCAAAGGGCAATTTATTAGGTCTTTTTGGTCTTGGAAAGAAAAAATTTATTGAATTTCTGATGATACTGGAACCTTCTGCCCCCGCCTAGCGCGGAGGGCAAGGAGGAAGGGGCCAGAGGTGGCGTATAGTAAGAAGCCCACAAAAAGGGTTACGTGGGGTTCTGCGGCAATCACTGTTAAGAACAATACAAAAAACACCAGCGAATAAAAAGGATGCCGCTCGGCAAAAGTAAGTTTTTTAAATGAGGGATACGGTGCGTTACTGACCATCAAATATGAAACTATATACACCATGAGCAAAATAGCAATATGCTTCACCGGCTGTTCAAGCCCTATCCACAGAGAAAAAAGCACGGTAGAGGCCATAAGGCCCGCTGCTCCTGGGCTGGGAAGCCCTGAAAAATAATTGGGCTCCCTGGCGGCCTGGACATTAAATTTGGCAAGCCTAAGCGCAGCACAAGCCACGTACAAAAAGGCCGCCAGCCATCCATATCGGCCGTAGCTTTCTAAAGCAAACGTAAAAACCAGAATGGCTGGTGCAACTCCAAAAGATACCAGATCACAAAGGGAGTCATACTCTATGCCAAAGCGGCTGGTAGCTCCGGTAAAGCGGGCAATACGCCCGTCTAAAATATCAAAAATCATGGCAAAAAGAATAGCAATGGCCGCTTTGGCATAATGGCCTTCAATGGCGGCTATAAGGCCAAAAAAACCGCAAAACAGATTGCCCGTGGTAAAAAGGTTGGGCAAAAGATAAATGCGATTTCTTTTATCCTTCTTTTTTTTGCGCTTGTTTATTTTTTCTGCCATGGATATAACACCAAAGGTGATTCCCCTGCCCGTACTTTATGACCCATATTTACCAACACACGTGCTTTATCTTCCGGGATGAAGATATCAACTCGGGAGCCAAACTTAATCATACCAATGCGCTCGCTGGCAAGGACTTCGTCCCCCTCGCGCACAAAAGGAACCGTTCGCCTGGCAAGAAGCCCTGCCACCTGTACCACCAGCAAAGGTGTACCATCAAGGCGCTCAATAGCAAAATAGCGCTTTTCGTTCTGTTCAAAGGCTTCGTCTTTATCAGCAGGAAGAAACTTCCCGGGTTCATGCCAGGTTTTGACAATGCGTCCGGTAACCGGCGCACGGTTTACGTGAACGTCAAAGACATTCATAAAAATGCCGATTTGATAGGCTTCTTGTTCCAGAAATTTTTCTTCTTTTACTTTTTTGATGGCCACGATGCGCCCGTCTGCCGGAGAGATAACCAGCTCCCGGTCAAAGGGCGGATAGCGATCAGGATCACGGAAAAACCAGGCACACGCCAAAGAAGCTAAAAGGCCTCCGTAAAGTAAGTCTTTTCTTTTGGTAAAGTGCCCGACTACAGCGCCTAAAAGCCCTGGCCCAAATACGTAAGGTAGCCCCTCTTTATTAATCACCATAATCTCCTGAGGTTATCTTTTGCCAAAATTCATTTAGTTGTTCTTTTAGTTCAAATAACAAATCATTTGCTTCTTCAAGGTCTGAAGCCTTCTCTAGATTTAAAGCCAAAACCCTAACACTTTCAAGAAAAATCGTTGCACTTGCTCCTTTTAAAGCGTGGGCACTTCTCCGTGCCAAATCAAGATCCCCTGAAGCTAAAGCCCTTTCAATATCTGCAAGGAGTTTTTTTGAGGAAGAAAGATATACTTCCAGGAGGTCTTTTATTTCTCCCCTGTCATGCTCAAGCTCTTCAAAAAAACTTTCTTTATCCCATACTAGCTTCTTTTCCATAATCCTGTAATCGGAAAAATAGAACATTTCTGTAAAGTTTAAAGACCTAAAAGTCTTGGATCCCTTGTGGTAGTCCTTGCCACGCTGGTCTCGTCATTTTGCAAAGGTCTATCAAAATATAAAAAAGCATATTTACCACCAATCTTTTCAAGCTGACAAAGCGTTAAAGAACTAGTAAGCTAAGATAAAATGCAATTTACTCCTTATTTCAAAAATAAGGTCTTGTTAAAAAGACCCTATTTGAAAGCAGAGTGGATCGAAAAAACTCTAAATAATCCGATCAAAGTGAAAAAACAGCCTGACGGACGAATACGTCTTTGGAGTTACATTGAGGAAGCCCAAAAGTATCTTCGCGTTGTTGTTGAACCAGATGGAGAAACCGTACACAATGCCTTTTTTGATAGGGGGTTTAAGAAATGAAAATTCAATATTTCCCGGAAGACGATATTTTGTACATAGATTTGGCAGAAAAAAATAGCGTTGAATCAGAAGAAGTTGCCTCTGGAATCGTGGTTGATTTTGATGAAAACGGCTTTCCAGTAGGTATTGAAATTAGCAATGCGAGCAAGATTATCAGCCTCGAACAACTTGAAATATCAAACTTCCCTCTTGCCGATCTAATTTTGAAAAAAGCCGCTTAATTTTCAGACTTAGTTTCATAAGCAGAAACGATTTCACCGCCGCCTAAAACCTTGTCTCCTTGATAAAACACCGCAAACTGCCCAGGGGTGATGGCCTGCTGGGGAGTTTTGAAGACAACTTCAGCAGCATCGTTATCCCGAAGAAAGACCTTAGCAGGAGTCTCTTTGTGACGGTAGCGAATGCGCACCAAGGCATCAAATTCGCTTTGGCGATATGCCTCACAAATGAAGTGTACTTTTTCTATTTTTAGCGCTTGTTTTTTTAAGGCTTTTTTCGGGCCGATAATGACACGATTCTTTTCAGGATCAAGGGCCACTACATAGTAAGGCCTACCCAAACGCACCCCAAGGCCTCTTCGTTGGCCAATGGTATAGGCAAATAAGCCTTTGTGTCTGCCAACTATCCGGCCATCCACCGTGACAATCTCTCCCGGAGGAAAATCCTCTGCTTTAAAGAGTTCCCGGTAATCGCCCTTCACAAAACAAATTTCCTGACTTTCAGGAGAAGTAAGATTAAAAAGACCCAATTTTACAACTTCTTTAATTACGTCCTCTTTCCGCCAATCCCCTAGAGGAAAAATGCTTTGGGCTAATTGGTCTTGCCGTAAAATAGCCAAAAAATAAGATTGTTCTTTGCTTGGGTCTTTACCTTTATAAAGTTCGTAGCAGCCATTTTTTTCATTGAAGAGCACGCGAGCATAATGACCCGTGGCAAGTTTTTCAGCACCAAGTTCTTTAGCCTTTTCAAGTAAAAGACCAAACTTAATCTCTCGATTGCAGATAATACATGGATTAGGGGTTAAACCTTTGCGGTAAGAATCTTTGAAATAAGCGATTATTTTTTCCTGAAAAGGCTTGCGCAGGTCAGCTATTTTCAAATCGATTTTTAAAGCGCGACAAATTTCTTTTATCCGCGCAATTTCTTTTTCGGGGTCATTTTGGGAAAGCAAGGCAAAAAGGCCAAAAATATCTTTGCCTGACCTTCGCAACAGATAAGCACAAAAAGTGCTATCTACCCCCCCGCTCAAAGCTACGGCAATCATTTAGCCAAGTTCTGCTAGCTCCCGGTGGAAATAGGCCTCCATGGCGCGGACAATACAGGCGGGCATACAAAGTTCACAACCTGTACAGCGCTCAGGATTGAACTTCACTTCCATGGTCTCACGGTCCACATAAAGGGCCTGGGTAGGACAAACTGCGGTGCAAAAGCCACAGTGAATGCATTTTTCTTCGTTTTTACGAATTTCCTGGCTGATGGTCTTTATCTCCACGCCGAGTTCACGCAGAAATGCAAGGCCCTTGTTGAACTGGGCGGGATGGCCTGAAAGCTCCATCACCATCAAGCCCTCTTTGCCAGGAAGAATGGTGGCCTTGAGAATGTTAAAAGAAAGATCAAAATCCTTTACTAGACGATACACAATGGGCTGATCCACTAC
Above is a window of Thermodesulfatator atlanticus DSM 21156 DNA encoding:
- a CDS encoding 2-isopropylmalate synthase; this translates as MISRVYIFDTTLRDGEQSPGVSLTVEDKKEIARALERLQVDVIEAGFPVASPGDFEGVKAIAETVRDVQVAALARANEKDIDTAWEAIKNAAAPRIHTFIATSDIHLQYKLRKTREQVLELAVQAVKHAKKYTPFVEFSAEDATRSNWDYLAQVVVEVIKAGAVTVNIPDTVGYTVPQEYYELISYLVEALKQADLYDRFASGEVCFSVHCHNDLGLAVANSLSALLAGARQVECTINGIGERAGNAALEEIVMALKIRRDFFEKTLGTPLETRIDTTQIVPTSQLVSKLTGMMVQPNKAIVGANAFAHESGIHQHGVIMHRGTYEIMDPKEVGWTGSAIVLGKHSGRHAVKFKLESRGWKLSPEDLAKIFERFRQEIKDVLRTVHDEYLEGVVLDEFLEEQYRYKVRAAYVSSLYGAPLKPLAQVEILDQEKDTRTAFTVGVGSIDAAFKAIAKALGYNFMGTAENKPSTEKDLRLIDFHIDAVGKGTESLGVCGVVLEDYQGKRVAGLGKDYDIVAAGLKALVNALNRLEAYRTKGEELKAELAKKAVT
- the pssA gene encoding CDP-diacylglycerol--serine O-phosphatidyltransferase, which encodes MAEKINKRKKKKDKRNRIYLLPNLFTTGNLFCGFFGLIAAIEGHYAKAAIAILFAMIFDILDGRIARFTGATSRFGIEYDSLCDLVSFGVAPAILVFTFALESYGRYGWLAAFLYVACAALRLAKFNVQAAREPNYFSGLPSPGAAGLMASTVLFSLWIGLEQPVKHIAILLMVYIVSYLMVSNAPYPSFKKLTFAERHPFYSLVFFVLFLTVIAAEPHVTLFVGFLLYATSGPFLLALRARRGQKVPVSSEIQ
- a CDS encoding phosphatidylserine decarboxylase, producing MVINKEGLPYVFGPGLLGAVVGHFTKRKDLLYGGLLASLACAWFFRDPDRYPPFDRELVISPADGRIVAIKKVKEEKFLEQEAYQIGIFMNVFDVHVNRAPVTGRIVKTWHEPGKFLPADKDEAFEQNEKRYFAIERLDGTPLLVVQVAGLLARRTVPFVREGDEVLASERIGMIKFGSRVDIFIPEDKARVLVNMGHKVRAGESPLVLYPWQKK
- a CDS encoding Hpt domain-containing protein; the protein is MFYFSDYRIMEKKLVWDKESFFEELEHDRGEIKDLLEVYLSSSKKLLADIERALASGDLDLARRSAHALKGASATIFLESVRVLALNLEKASDLEEANDLLFELKEQLNEFWQKITSGDYGD
- a CDS encoding DUF2283 domain-containing protein, coding for MKIQYFPEDDILYIDLAEKNSVESEEVASGIVVDFDENGFPVGIEISNASKIISLEQLEISNFPLADLILKKAA
- the mnmA gene encoding tRNA 2-thiouridine(34) synthase MnmA, translating into MIAVALSGGVDSTFCAYLLRRSGKDIFGLFALLSQNDPEKEIARIKEICRALKIDLKIADLRKPFQEKIIAYFKDSYRKGLTPNPCIICNREIKFGLLLEKAKELGAEKLATGHYARVLFNEKNGCYELYKGKDPSKEQSYFLAILRQDQLAQSIFPLGDWRKEDVIKEVVKLGLFNLTSPESQEICFVKGDYRELFKAEDFPPGEIVTVDGRIVGRHKGLFAYTIGQRRGLGVRLGRPYYVVALDPEKNRVIIGPKKALKKQALKIEKVHFICEAYRQSEFDALVRIRYRHKETPAKVFLRDNDAAEVVFKTPQQAITPGQFAVFYQGDKVLGGGEIVSAYETKSEN
- a CDS encoding NIL domain-containing protein, translating into MYKKILVLRFPADVVDQPIVYRLVKDFDLSFNILKATILPGKEGLMVMELSGHPAQFNKGLAFLRELGVEIKTISQEIRKNEEKCIHCGFCTAVCPTQALYVDRETMEVKFNPERCTGCELCMPACIVRAMEAYFHRELAELG